The window TTCGGTTTCGAGCGAAGAGGGATGGTCAAAATTTTGCTTATTTCGCTCTTCGAACGACAAATGTTTCAAGTCGCGGTAATATGAATCGTGCTGAATCAGCAAGATGTCATTTTCCCCAATGGCATTAACAATGTGTTCAACAACTGTTGTTTTTCCTGAACCGCTGCCTCCTGCAACACCTATGATAAGAGGTTTCAATATGGATATGATTTAATATTATTAATTTCCGTTTGATTCTTTATAATTCCTGATAGCCCTGAAAATTGCTGAGGCTATATACGATTGCCCCCGATCAGAGGTAAGGTATCGTGCTTCGCTTGGGTTGCTGATAAAGCCTGTTTCAACGAGCACAGCCGGCATCGAAGCATGATAAAGTACGACAAAGCGTCCTTGTTTAACGCCACGAGAATGGCGTTGGGCTCGCTCATCAAATTGGTATTCCATCATTCCGGCAATTTGCTCACTGGCTGTAATATAGCTGCTGTTGGCCAGTTCATATACCAGTAATTCTTCCTGGCTAAGCTCGCGCTGTTCAATATCGTTGTTAGCGCGCACTACTTTATTTTCTCGTTTCATAACTTCCAGGGCTGACTCACTGCGTTCCAGTCCCAAAAAGTAGAGTTCGGTGCCATTGGGTTGACGAGTAGTATGTGAGTTACAGTGAATGGAGATAAAAAGATCCCCTTCGGCATCATTGGCAATACTGCCGCGTTCTTCAAGCTCAATAAACTCATCAGAGTCGCGGGTATACACGACTTCAACCTCTGGCATATATTCATTGATATAACCACCTACTTTCTTGGCAATTTCGAGCACGATATTTTTCTCCTGAACATTTCGATATCCAATAGAGCCGGGATCATGACCGCCATGACCCGCATCAATAACGACCACATCAAACTTCATTTTATCTCTTGTTTGATTGTAGTCGCT of the Fodinibius sp. Rm-B-1B1-1 genome contains:
- a CDS encoding N-acetylmuramoyl-L-alanine amidase; translation: MHCKVINPILKYAHKTANYRFFRALLVTVLFLTFSLPFSLQAQENTLQKLTTAERSDGKGQVIRFHLAQAVDSFQVYQPDPDLIQLTLYQENIDTADINLPNISSAFDEISFYDIPAGIGVDIYITEGKFYDGKAYHDGNSNDLLLGLTETEKSELEYLTKDTEPIIWSSFTITEQNLLEGNGNTPSENSDYNQTRDKMKFDVVVIDAGHGGHDPGSIGYRNVQEKNIVLEIAKKVGGYINEYMPEVEVVYTRDSDEFIELEERGSIANDAEGDLFISIHCNSHTTRQPNGTELYFLGLERSESALEVMKRENKVVRANNDIEQRELSQEELLVYELANSSYITASEQIAGMMEYQFDERAQRHSRGVKQGRFVVLYHASMPAVLVETGFISNPSEARYLTSDRGQSYIASAIFRAIRNYKESNGN